In Bradyrhizobium guangdongense, the sequence CATATCCGGGTGACGGAATTGAAAGACGGCAATGAAAGAGCTCAACGCATGCGGAATGTTGCGGCGCGGATGTCGGTTGGTGTCGCACCGTAGGCGCGACGGAAGGTTCGATTGAAATAGGATAGATCGCTGAAGCCGCAATCGAACGCAATGGTGCTGACCGTATAGCCTGCGAAGTGAGGATCCTTCAGCATCTCCAGGGCGCGTTCGAGCCGTCGCGCAAGAACGAACTCAGAGAAGCTCATTCCTTCTCGCTCGAAGAGCTTGTGCAGGTAACGCGGCGTGAGGCCATGCTGCGCGGCGATCTTCGCCGGCGACAGGGCGTGATCGCCGAGGTTGCTGCGGATGTCGGTCTTGATGGCTTGTAGCCGCGCCGCTGCGACGCCGCCGTGACGAGCCTCGTAGGCGACATCCTCGCCGGCGCCGATCGCAAGCGCGGAGAGATCGATAATGTGGTTCGCGACCACTTGCGCGAAGGCTGCGTCGGTGAATGCGACGTCCTGATGCAATGTGTCCACGTAACGGATCAGGAGGCGTAACGCGGCGTTCTCCGCCGGAATCTGCCGCGCGTACGCGGAATCCAGATCCTTCACCAGACCCGACAGTCGTGGCCTCGGGAGCACGATCGTCAGGAACTTGCCGAGGTTGTGCATCGTATTGACGGACGGATCGGTCCCCGAGATGACGACGGCGGTGCCGGGGCGACAGGACGTTTTCGCGGCCGAGCTGTCTCGTGGTGGCGCCGCCCGAGAGCAACACGGACAAGCCGAAGCCGTCGCGTGCGCCGATCAGGTGCTGACGCTCGATCCGATAGTGGGCGGCCGAGCGAGATCCGGAGACGAGCTCGATGCCCGGCAGCCCCTGGAATTTGACGCTTGCGTGAAACGGATCGTCGCCGATCGTCTCGATATCGACCTTCGCGATGTTGTGGCCGTAGATCTCGCGCCATTTAGTCAGGCGCTGCTGGGGCGCAAACGCTTCAGTCGAGATCGCGACGGGCGAAAACGGTGAATTGGGCGAGGTCATCGAGACTATGTAGGGATTGAACGTCCGATGGTTCGATCGCTACCACCGGCACATGCGTCGGGCAATTGCCTGCGGCGACAGGATGTTGCGGGAAAGCATCATCGCGCGCCGATGACGCATCGAGGGCCCCCTGGTCCAAGGGAGTTCACTATAATCCAAGTCGCGCCAATCCCGGCCCGGTAGATGTTTCCGGCACAGGCGCGCCGCAGAATCGGATTCGGAGCGTCTGAAATGAGGAAATGACCGGTGAAGAAAGAGCTCTTCGTTGCGCTGAGCATGTTGATCGGGGCAACCGCCGCCGCCCGGGCCGCCGATCTCTCGCAATCGCCCTACGTCAAGGCGCCGCCGCTCGAGAGCGGGCTCTATGACTGGACCGGAATTTATCTCGGAGCAAACGTCGGCTATGGCGTCGCCCGGGACCAGAGCACCGTTGGCTTTCCTGGCTTTTTCGGAGCACCGGTGCCACCGCCCGAATCCGTAACTCAGGCTCCGGCCGGTTGGCTGGGCGGTCTGCAGGCCGGCTACAACAAACAGTTGGGCAGCCTCGTTCTCGGCATCGAAGGTGACTGGCAATGGAGCGGGCAACGGGATTCCGCTTGCGTGTTCACGTGTGATGACGAAAGCACCGTCAGGATCGAGCAGAAGCTCCGCGACTTCGGCACGGTACGGGGGCGCCTCGGTTACGCAGCCGGCAGCGTGCTGTTTTATCTGACGGGCGGCTTCGCCGTGGGTCGGGTCGATGCGAACGTTGCCCTGGTGCGCGCGCTCGAGGGCACGGTGAATGCTGCGAGCTTCAATCACACGCTGACCGGCGGCACGGTCGGCGGCGGAATAGAGGCGGCGCTGTTTGGTAATTGGACCGGCAAGGTTGAATATCTGTACATGGATCTCGGCAGCGTGTCGGATTCTTTCACGACGGCGATTCCAGGGGGGACGATCACCACCCGTGTCACAAGCGACATCCGCGAGCATATTGTACGCGCCGGATTGAACTATCGCTTTGGCGGCGCCGGGCTCGCTTCCACCGAGACGAAGCCGCGCGCGATTGCGGCAGCGCTCCACAGTTGGAGCGGCTTTTACGTGGGGGCCAATGCGGGCTATGGCGTCGGCCGCGATCCGGCGACATTCGGCCGTGCCACAGCACTCGGCAGCGGGCTTCCGGAGACGTTTACGATTGCGCCGGGCGGAGCTGTGGGCGGAGGCCAGCTGGGGTATAATTGGCAATTCGCCCAGTGGGTCGTCGGCGTCGAGACTGACCTTCAGGCCGCACATCAGGTTGATGACGCCTGTGTGGGAGCCTGCGAATTGACCTTCAACACCGGGATGACAATCCAACGGACACTCGGCTGGTTCGGAACAGTGCGCGGTCGACTTGGCTACGCGACCGGTCCTGCCTTGCTCTATATGACCGGCGGCGCCGCCTACGGCCAAGTGCGCACCGGCATCACCGACCTTGGCGGGGCCGGTGTAGTCTCTTCGGCAAATGCAACTCACACGAAGGGCGGCTGGACTCTCGGCGGCGGCATCGAAGGCGCTATCTCGGGTCCATGGAGCGCCAAGCTGGAGTACCTCTATGTGGATCTCGGGAACGTGTCCGATACGTTCGCAACGCCGGCACTCTTCAGTCCTCCATTCCGGACCACGACCGTCTCAGGCGGCATTCACGATCACGTCTTCCGTGCGGGTTTGAACTACCGCTTCGGAGCGGATTCCATCGTGGCGAAATATTGAGGCAGAGGCCTTCAATCTCGCCTGAGCCGCAGGGCCGTCAGACCTCAGGTCACCGGCGCTGGATTGAACAGCGTGAGATCGTTGTGGATGCCCCAGCGGTCCGACCACGGCTTGGTGCGGCCGGAGGCGACGTCGAGGATCAGGTGGAACAGGTCCCAGCCGGTTTCCTCGATGGTCTTGGCGCCGGTGGCGATGCCGCCCGCGTCGAAATCGATCAGGTCCTTCCAGCGGCGCGCAAGCTCGGTGCGGGTGGCGACCTTGATCACGGGGGCGGCCGCAAGGCCGTAGGGCGTCCCGCGGCCGGTGGTGAACACCTGCAAGGTCATGCCGGACGCGAGCTGGAGCGTGCCGCAGATGAAGTCGCTCGCCGGCGTTGCCGCGAACAACATGCCCTTTTGCGTGGCCTTCTGGCCGGGTGAGAGCACGCCGGTGATGGCCGATGAGCCCGACTTGACGATCGAGCCCAGGGATTTCTCGACGATGTTGGCGAGACCGCCTTTCTTGTTGCCGGGCGTGGTGTTGGCGCTGCGGTCCGCGCCGCCGCGGGCCAGATAGGAATCGTACCAGGCCATCTCGCGCACCAGCGCGCGGCCGACGTCCTCGTTGATGGCGCGGCGCGTGAGCAGCTGAATGGCGTCGCGCACCTCCGTGACTTCGGAGAACATCACGGTGGCACCGGCGCTGACCAGCAGGTCCGCAGCGAAGCCGACGGCCGGGTTTGCGGTAACGCCGGAGAAGGCGTCGCTGCCGCCGCATTGCAGACCGACGACGAGATCGGAGGCGGGGCAGGTCTCTCGGGTCCGCTTGTTGAGGATCTTCAGTCGCGCTTCCGCCTGGGCCATGATCGCTTCGACGATTGCGCCAAAACCGTCGAAGGCTTCGTCCTGCATGCGGACGATGGCATCGCTGACGCCTTCCGGCACCAGCCGTTCGGGCGCCAGCTTTTCGCAGCCGAGGCCGACGACCAGGATCTCGCCGCCGAAATTGGGATTAAGTGCGATGTTCTGCAGCGTGCGGATCGGCACTACAGCGTCGGGCGCGGTGATCGCGACGCCGCAGCCATAGGCGTGCGTCAGCGGCACGACGTCGTCGACATTGGAGTACTTCGGCAGCAGCTCGGCACGGATGCGCTTGACGGCATATTCCATCGTGCCCTTGACGCATTGCACGGAGGAGGAGATGCCCAGAATGTTTTTTGTGCCCACCGAACCGTCGGGATTGCGATAGCCTTCGAAAGTGAAGCCTTCGAGCGGCGGCAGCGGTGCGGGGACGGCGGTGGAGATTTCGAGCTTGTCCAGGGCAGGGGCCTCCGGCATGCGGATGCGGGCCTCATCGACCCATTCGCCGGCCAGGATCGGCGAGAGCGCGTAGCCGATCACCTCGCCGTAACGGATGATCGGCTCATCTTGCGCGATGTCGACCAGCGCGGTCTTGTGCCCTTGCGGCACGAAGGCGCGCAGCGTCAGTCCGCAGGCAAAGCGGGAGCCGGCGGGAAGCCCGAAATCGTTGACCACGATCGCGACGTTGTCGCGCGCGTTGAGCTTGATGTAGCGGGGCTGTTCTTTCGCTGCGACGTCCTGGTCCATTTGCGCTTGCCTCCGAAATCGTAGGGTGGGCAAGGCGCAACGCGCCGTGCCCACCGTCTTCACACCGAGGGTAAGTGGTGGGCACGCTTCGCTTTGCCCACCCTACGAGATCTTCGCCGTGGTTAGCCGGGGAAGGTATAAGCCGTCTTCACCGTGGTGTAGAACTCGCGTGCATAAGAGCCCTGCTCGCGGGCGCCGTAGCTCGAACCCTTCCGGCCGCCGAACGGTACGTGATAGTCGACGCCAGCGGTGGGCAGATTGACCATCACCATGCCGGACTCGCTGTTGCGCTTGTAGTGCGAGGCGTATTTCAGGCTGGTGGTGCAGATGCCGGAGGCGAGGCCGAACTCGGTGTCATTTGAGATGGCGAGGGCTTCCTCGTAGTTCTTGGCGCGGATCACGGCGGCAACCGGCCCGAAGATTTCCTCACGCGCGATGCGCATGTTGTTGTTGGCCTCGGTGAACAGTGCCGGCTGGAGATAGTGGCCGGGATTCTCGCGCTTGAGGAGCTCGCCGCCGAAGGCGAGCTTGGCGCCCTCATCCTGGCCGATCTTGATGTAGCGCAGGTCCTGGTCGAGCTGGCTCTGGTCGACCACCGGGCCGATATGCACGCCGGCCTTGAGCGCATCGTCCACCGAGAGGCTGTTCAGCCGCTCGGCCACCGCGGCAACGAAGCGGTCGTGGATGCCCTCGGTGACGATCAGGCGTGAGGAGGCGGTGCAGCGCTGGCCGGTCGAGAAATACGCCCCGTTGACGGCGACCTCGACCGCGGTCTTCAACTCGGCGTCGTCGAGCACGACCAGCGGGTTCTTGCCGCCCATCTCGAGCTGGAATTTCTTCATCGGGTTCGACAGCACGCAGGCCTGGGCGATCTTGCGCCCCGTCTGCACCGAGCCGGTGAACGAGATCGCGGCGACGTCAGGATGCTCGAGCAGGGTCTGGCCGACCACCGAACCGGAGCCGACAACGAGGTTGAACACGCCGGCCGGAATGCCGGAGCGGGTGATGATCTCGGTGAGCGCATGTCCGGAGCCCGGCACCAGCTCGGCCGGCTTGAACACGACGGTGTTGCCGTAGCAGAGCGCCGGCGCGATCTTCCAGGCGGGGATCGCGATCGGGAAATTCCAGGGTGTGATCATGCCGACGACGCCGACGGGCTCGCGGGTGAGCTCGACGTCGAGGCCGGGACGGACGGAGGCGCCCTTCTCGCCGATCAGGCGCAGCGCCTCGCCGGCGAAGAACGCGAAGATCTGGCCGGCGCGCGCAACCTCACCGATGCCCTCGGGCAACGTCTTGCCTTCCTCGCGGGCGAGCAGGCGGCCGAGCTCTTCCTTGCGGGCCAGGATTTCGGTCGAGATCTTGTTCAGCGCGTCGTAGCGCACCTGCGGCGTCGACTGTGCCCAGGCGGGGAAGGCGGCCTTCGCGGCGGCGATCGCCTTCTGGGTCTGCGCCTTGTCGGCCTTGGCGTATTCGCCGACGAGGTCATTGGTGTTGGAGGGGTTGATGTTCCTGGTGACGCCGGAGCCGTCGACCCATTCACCGCCGATGAAGTTCTTGAGGATCGCAGTCATCTCTTTTTTCCTCCAAGGAAGTTTTCTTACCGAACGAGGCAGGGCCTCTTGTCGTCGAAGGTCCAGCCCGGGATCAAGTCCTGCATGGCGATAGCGTCATCTCGGGCGCCAAGTCCATGCTTCTTGTAGAGCTCATGCGCGGCCTCGATGGCCGCGCGGTCGATCTCGATGCCGAGGCCCGGACGATCCGGGACCGCGATCTTGCCGCCCTTGATCTGGAGCGGCTCCCTGGTGAGCGCCTGGCCATCCTGCCAGATCCAGTGGGTGTCGATCGCAGTGACCTTGCCGGGAGCGGCGGCGCCGACATGGGTGAACATGGCGAGCGAAATGTCAAAGTGGTTGTTGGAATGCGAGCCCCAGGTCAGGCCGTTGTCGCGGCAGGTCTGGGCAACGCGCACCGATCCCTGCATGGTCCAGAAATGGGGGTCGGCCAGCGGAATGTCCACCGCCCCGAGACGCAACGCATGGGAGAGTTGCCGCCAATCGGTGGCGATCATGTTGGTCGCGGTCGGAAGGCCCGTGGCGCGGCGGAACTCGGCCATGATCTCGCGGCCGGAGAAGCCGGCCTCAGCGCCGCAAGGGTCCTCGGCATAGGCGAGGATGCCGTGCATGTCCTTGCAGAGGCGGATGGCCTCGTCCAGCGACCAGGCGCCGTTGGGATCAAGCGTGACGCGCGCGTTGGGGAAGCGCTTGGCGATGGCGGTGACGGCTTCGATCTCCTGCTCACCGCGCAGCACGCCGCCCTTCAGCTTGAAATCGGCGAAGCCGTAATGGTCGTGGGTGGCTTCCGCGAGCCGGACCACCGTTTCCGGCGTCATCGCCTCCTGATGACGGAGGTTGAACCAGTCCGCCTTGCCGCTCTCGCCCGTGACATAGTCGAGCTTAGACTTGCGCCGATCGCCGACGAAGAAGAGATAGCCCAGCGTCTCGACGCTCTTGCGCTGCTGGCCTTCGCCGAGCAGGGCGGCGACCGGAAGATTGAGATGCTGGCCAAGCAGATCGAGCAGGGCGGATTCGATCGCGGTGACCGCGTGGATCATCACGCGCAGGTCAAACGTCTGCTTGCCGCGGCCGCCGGCGTCGCGGTCGGCGAACTTGGTGCGCACATCGGCGAGAATGTTGTTCATCGCGCCGACGGTCTTGCCGATCACGAGATCGCGGGCGTCCTGGAGCGTCTGCCAGATCCTTTGCCCGCCCGGCACCTCGCCGACACCGGCGTGGCCGGCATTGTCGGTGAGGATAACGATATTGCGGGTGAAGAACGGCGCGTGCGCGCCGCTCAGATTGAGGAGCATGCTGTCGCGACCGGCGACCGGGATCACCTGCATGGCCGTAACGACCGGTGCGCCAGAGATATCCGTCTGGGCCATCGCGCGCTTCTCCCTGTTGCCTTTATTCTGCAGCCTGTTGTGACGATCGAATGGCGGGCAGCTTCTTCACCAACGCGGTCAGTTCCGCAATCTCCTGCTCGGTGAGGTCCGTGAGCGGCGGGCGAACCGGGCCGGAGTCGCGGCCAATCACCTTCATGCCGGCCTTGATGATCGAGACCGCATAGCCCTTCCTGCGGTTGCGGATCGCGATCAGCGGCAGGATGAAATCCTTCAAGCCGGCATGGATCGTCGCATGGTCGCGCTTGCGCACGGCGGTGTAGAAGTTGGTGGCGAATTCCGGCACGAAGTTGAACACGGCCGAGGAATAGGTCGTCACGCCCATATCAAGATAGGGCAGCGCGAACGTCTCCGCGGTCGGCAGGCCGCCGACATAGGTCAGGCGGTCGCCGAGCTTGGTGTAGACGCGCGTCATCAGTTCGATGTCGCCGATGCCGTCCTTGTAGCCGACCAGGTTCGGACAGCGCTCGGCGAGACGCGCGAGGGTGTCGGGCTGCAGGATGGCGTTGTCTCTGTTGTAGACGATGACGCCGATCTTCACGGAGGCGCAGACGGCCTCGACGTGAGCGGCAAGGCCTTCCTGCTCGGAATGGGTGAGGTAGGGCGGCAGCAGCAGCAGACCGTCCGCGCCGGCCTTTTCGGCGCCGATTGCGATCTCGCGGGCGATCGCGGTGCCATAGCCGGTACCGGCGAGCACGGGCACGCGGCTCTTGGTCTCGTCGACGGCCACCTTGACCACTTCAGAGACCTCGGTCGGAGTTAGCGAGAAGAACTCGCCGGTGCCGCCGGCAGCGAACAGGCCGGCGACGTCATAGCCGCACAGCCAGTCCATGTTGGCGCGGTAGGTCGCCTCGTCGAAGGAGTAGTCAGCCTTGAACGGCGTGACGGGGAAGGACAGGAGGCCCGATCCGATCTTCTGGGCCATTTCCTGCGGGGTCATCTTGCTCATGGGCGCTGTCCCTGTGTTCCAGTGTTGGGGAGGACGCAAGAGGCCGCGCGTCCATGCGCCGGTGTTTAGGCAACCGTTCGATGCGCGTCCAAGCCAAAGCCTATATCGACCGATGCGGATTGAGCATCAATCCTCCACCGCCTCCACCGAGGACAATTCGCTGGCGATCTTGACCAGCGCGGACAGCAGCGGGTTCTCGTCGTCGCGGCGCCACACCATGAACAGCTCGACCGGCACGCGGTTGCGCAGCTTCAGCGGACGCAGCCGGACGTCGGTGATCTTGAGGCCGGCAGCCGCGGCCGGCACGATGGCAAGGCCAAGGCCGGCGCGGACCATCGCGAGGATCGAGTGGATCTGGCTGAGGTGCTGGACATAGCGCGGCAGGATGTCGGCCCGTGTGAACAAAGCCACCAGGAGGTCGTGAAAGTAGCGGCTCTCATAGGGCGAATACATCACGAAGGGCTGGTCGTCGAAGTCCTTGATGGTGATGCTGTCGGCATTGGCGAGCGGGTGCTTTTTCGGGATCGCGGCGAGCAGGGGCTCGGCGACGACGCGGCGGCTGGTCAGTTCGGGCCGCGCGATCGGCGGGCGCAGCAGGCCGGCATCGATCTGGCCCGAGGTCAGCGCCTCGAACTGGTCGCCCGACACCATCTCCTTCAACGAAAAGTCCACCTCCGGCAGCTTGGCGCGGCAGGCCGCGATCAGCTCGGGCAGGAAGCCGTAGGCGGCGGCAGCCGTAAAGCCGATTTTCAGCGAGCCGGTCTTGCCGAGCGCGATACGGCGGGCGACCTGCGAGGCGCTTTCGGCGAGCTTCAGGATGCGGCGTGCCTCGGGGAGGAAGCTGCGCCCCGCCGGCGTCAAGCGCACCGAGCGGCTGGTGCGCTCCAGCAGCGGCGCGTCGATGATGTGCTCCAGCACCTGGATCTGCCGGGACAGCGGCGGCTGGGTCATGTTCAGCCGCGCGGCAGCGCGGCCGAAATGCAGTTCCTCCGCCACCGTGACGAAACAGCGGAGCTGGTTGAGGTCGAACATTGATACATGCCTTAGATGGATAAGGCGTTTCCCCGGCACTTCTAGCATCGATCACCCCCAAAACAAAGACGGCGGCCTTGCGAGCCGCCGTTGAGTTGCCTGGTCAAGCTCTCATGGAGCCCTCAGGAGGAACGTTTGAGCACCACCCGCTCGATCTTGCCCACGATCACGAGATAGGCGAAGGCGGCCACCAGAGCGTTGAGTCCGACGAACACCAGCGCGCCATTGAAGGAGCCGGTCGCGGCCAGGATGTAGCCGATCACGATCGGCGTGGTGATTGATGAGAGGTTGCCGAAGGAGTTGAACAGGCCGCCCGACACGCCGCCTGCCTCCTTGGGTGAGGTGTCGGAGACGACCGCCCAGCCGAGCGCGCCGATGCCCTTGCCGAAGAAGGCGAGCGCCATGAAGCCGACCACCAGCGCCTGGCCCTCGACATAGTTGCAGGCGATGATCGACATCGACAGCAGCATGCCGCCGACGATCGGGATCTTGCGCGCCATGGTCAGCGAGCCGCTCTTGCGCAGGATGGCGTCGGAGATGATGCCGCCGAGCACGCCGCCGATGAAGCCGCACAGCGCCGGCAGCGTCGCGACGAAGCCGGCTTGCAGGATCGAGAGGCCGCGCTCCTTGACCAGGTACACCGGGAACCAGGTCAGGAAGAAATAGGTCAGCGTGTTGATGCAGTACTGGCCCAGATAGACGCCGAGCATCATGCGGTTGGAGAGGAGCTGGCGGATGTGGTCCCATTTCGGACCGGAGTCCGGCGCGCGCTCGTCCTTTGGTGCGTCGAGATCGACCAGGGCGCCGCCGTCCTTGATGTAACCGAACTCGGCTTCGTTGATCGAAGGATGTTCTTTCGGCCCGTAGACAGTCTTGATCCAGGCGAGACCCATAACGACGCCGAGCCCGCCCATCACGAAGAACACGTAACGCCAGCCGTAATCATGCGCGATCCAGCCCATCAGCGGCGCGAAGATCACGGTGGCGAAATACTGCCCCGAATTGAAGAAGGCCGATGCGGTGCCGCGCTCGTTGCCGGGAAACCAGGCCGCGACGATGCGGGCGTTGGCGGGAAAGGACGGCGCCTCTGCGACACCGACGAGGAGGCGAAGCGCGAACAGCACGACGATGGCAGCACCGGCGCTGAAGAAGCCGACCCAGCCCTGCATCATCGTGAACAGCGACCAGACGATGATGCTGAAAGCGTAGACGAGGCGCGAGCCGTAGCGGTCGAGCAGCCAGCCGCCCGGCACCTGCGCGACGACGTAGGACCAGCCGAAAGCCGAGAAGATCCAGCCCATCGCCACGGGATCGAGATGAAGCTCCTTGGAGAGCGCCGGGCCGGCAATCGACAGTGTGGCGCGGTCGGCATAATTGACGGTCGTGAACAGGAACAACATGGTCACGATGAACAGCCTGACGCGAGACCTCCTCACGTCCGCCGCGGACACCACTGCGCTCATCATGCGCCTCCTCAAGTCGAATGTTTCCTCAAGGCGACTCCTAGAGGCGCGCGCGGGAAAGTGTCCAAGTTGAAGGGGGTATCGATTGATGCCGTTTTTGAATTGATGGAACGGCAGCAGCCCGGGTGGTGGCAGCTAGACCAATGCCAGGTTGGTCGGATGCACGCCGGTGAAGATGCGCTGGAGGCTCTCGTTGCCAAGGCCGAAGACGTGCCCGAACAGATCGGCAAACAGCGCGCGATAATCGGTCAGCACGGGATAGTCGCGGTTCTGGAACAGATGCGCCTGCTCGACCTTGACCTGCTCGCCGAGGATGCGGCCGCCGTTGATACCGCCACCGAGCACCCAGTAGACGCTGCCATGACCGTGATCGGTGCCGCGGTCGCCGTTCTCGCGGAAGGTGCGGCCGAATTCCGAGATCACCACCACCACTGTATCCCGCCACGCTGCCGGCCCGACTTCCTCGGAGAAGCCGACCAGGGCGCGACCGAGCTCGCCGAGCCGGTCGGCGAGATAGCCGTTGGCGGCGCCCTGGTTGACATGCGTGTCCCAGCCGCCGACGTCGACGAAGCCGAGATTGAATTGCTCGCGCATCAGGCGGCCGATGCGCCGCGCCGACAATTCGAAGCCGCGCGGCGAGACCGCGCCGCGATTGGCGGCATTCATCTCCTCGGAGACCGAGCGGTAGACGTCGTCGCGGACCCGAAAACCCTCCGACACCGAGGCGGCGAGGTTCGACTGCGCGTACATCTTCTTGATCAGATCGGCCTGGCGATCGTCGACGCCGGGCTTGGCGACATTGCTGATGCCGGTATTCGGGACCTGCGTCTTGCCGCGGAAGATCAGCGGCAGCTGGTCGGTGAAGGCGATCGGCTTGGCGCGAGCCAGCTCAGTGGCGAGCCGGCTCATGAAGCCCGAGCGATAGTCGCGAGCCACCGGCAGATTGGCCGAGCTCGATCGTGTCCTGGGTTTCGAAATGGCTTCGGGTCAAATCGTCGCTGGTGCCGGCGAAGGGAATGAAGGCGATCTCGCGCTTGGCCCAGAGCGGATAGATGCTGTCGCGCAAGGCCGGATGTAACCCCCAATCGGCGTCGAGCGCGAGCGCGGCGTTGGGATTGCCGGCGTCCGGCCTGGCGATGGCGAGCGTCGGCCGCGATCCGCGGTAAAAGTCGCTCGAGACCGGCACCACGACGTTCGCGGCATCATAAGCGCCGCGCAAGAACACCACCAGCATGCGGGCGTCGGTCGCCGGCGCGGCCCAGACGCGGCCCGCCACCGTGAGCGGAGCGAGCGCGGCAAAGGTCTTGATCAACTCGCGGCGGTTCATGGCGATCTCCTTTGCTCAGTGCATGAATTCCGGCGACGACAGGAACAGCGTGTTCCAGTCCTGCGGTGAGATCGCCCTGTCCAGCGAGGCCAGCGTCGCCGGGCCGAGAGTGTTGCGAAGACCGTTGAAGTAGAGCGCGTTCTGGAGCAGCGGGAACGCGGGCTGCTCGACCGGATTGGGACCTTCGGATTTGAACAGGCCGGACGAGCCGGATCCGATCTGACGCGCGATCTCGAAGCGAACCATCATCTGTCCGGGGCCGTTCCAGGCGGCCGAGGTCAGCGCATAGCCGTCCGGCGTCTCGTGGTTGAACAGGCCTTCGCCGAGGCGATTGATCCAGCCCTGGATCGGCGCGGTGTTCAGGATCACCCTGTCGTCATAGGCGAGGCGAACGGCCGACAGCACATATTGCACGGGATCCTTGAAGCGGGTGCCGGGCTTCAGCGCAGCCTCGAATTCGCTCGAATGAATCATCGTCGCGAGGACCGAGGCGATGTCGCCATCGGTGGATTTGAACGTCTGCGCCATCCGCTGCACGAGTGCTTCCGGCGGATTGTCGGAGACGAAGTAGGTCGCGATCTTGCGCGACAGATGGCTTGCGGTGGCGGGATGATGGACCAGGATGTCGATGGCCTCGTCGACCTCGGCGAGCCCGCGCCCCTTGATGACGTGCCCTAGAAAGGTCTTGTCGCTGTAGTCGTGACGGGACGGATTGAATTCGAAGGCGCCCTCGCGCACGAGCTGGGCCTGCAATTCCGGCTTGAGCTTCGGG encodes:
- a CDS encoding AraC family transcriptional regulator encodes the protein MHNLGKFLTIVLPRPRLSGLVKDLDSAYARQIPAENAALRLLIRYVDTLHQDVAFTDAAFAQVVANHIIDLSALAIGAGEDVAYEARHGGVAAARLQAIKTDIRSNLGDHALSPAKIAAQHGLTPRYLHKLFEREGMSFSEFVLARRLERALEMLKDPHFAGYTVSTIAFDCGFSDLSYFNRTFRRAYGATPTDIRAATFRMR
- a CDS encoding outer membrane protein, with product MKKELFVALSMLIGATAAARAADLSQSPYVKAPPLESGLYDWTGIYLGANVGYGVARDQSTVGFPGFFGAPVPPPESVTQAPAGWLGGLQAGYNKQLGSLVLGIEGDWQWSGQRDSACVFTCDDESTVRIEQKLRDFGTVRGRLGYAAGSVLFYLTGGFAVGRVDANVALVRALEGTVNAASFNHTLTGGTVGGGIEAALFGNWTGKVEYLYMDLGSVSDSFTTAIPGGTITTRVTSDIREHIVRAGLNYRFGGAGLASTETKPRAIAAALHSWSGFYVGANAGYGVGRDPATFGRATALGSGLPETFTIAPGGAVGGGQLGYNWQFAQWVVGVETDLQAAHQVDDACVGACELTFNTGMTIQRTLGWFGTVRGRLGYATGPALLYMTGGAAYGQVRTGITDLGGAGVVSSANATHTKGGWTLGGGIEGAISGPWSAKLEYLYVDLGNVSDTFATPALFSPPFRTTTVSGGIHDHVFRAGLNYRFGADSIVAKY
- the garD gene encoding galactarate dehydratase produces the protein MDQDVAAKEQPRYIKLNARDNVAIVVNDFGLPAGSRFACGLTLRAFVPQGHKTALVDIAQDEPIIRYGEVIGYALSPILAGEWVDEARIRMPEAPALDKLEISTAVPAPLPPLEGFTFEGYRNPDGSVGTKNILGISSSVQCVKGTMEYAVKRIRAELLPKYSNVDDVVPLTHAYGCGVAITAPDAVVPIRTLQNIALNPNFGGEILVVGLGCEKLAPERLVPEGVSDAIVRMQDEAFDGFGAIVEAIMAQAEARLKILNKRTRETCPASDLVVGLQCGGSDAFSGVTANPAVGFAADLLVSAGATVMFSEVTEVRDAIQLLTRRAINEDVGRALVREMAWYDSYLARGGADRSANTTPGNKKGGLANIVEKSLGSIVKSGSSAITGVLSPGQKATQKGMLFAATPASDFICGTLQLASGMTLQVFTTGRGTPYGLAAAPVIKVATRTELARRWKDLIDFDAGGIATGAKTIEETGWDLFHLILDVASGRTKPWSDRWGIHNDLTLFNPAPVT
- a CDS encoding aldehyde dehydrogenase family protein — encoded protein: MTAILKNFIGGEWVDGSGVTRNINPSNTNDLVGEYAKADKAQTQKAIAAAKAAFPAWAQSTPQVRYDALNKISTEILARKEELGRLLAREEGKTLPEGIGEVARAGQIFAFFAGEALRLIGEKGASVRPGLDVELTREPVGVVGMITPWNFPIAIPAWKIAPALCYGNTVVFKPAELVPGSGHALTEIITRSGIPAGVFNLVVGSGSVVGQTLLEHPDVAAISFTGSVQTGRKIAQACVLSNPMKKFQLEMGGKNPLVVLDDAELKTAVEVAVNGAYFSTGQRCTASSRLIVTEGIHDRFVAAVAERLNSLSVDDALKAGVHIGPVVDQSQLDQDLRYIKIGQDEGAKLAFGGELLKRENPGHYLQPALFTEANNNMRIAREEIFGPVAAVIRAKNYEEALAISNDTEFGLASGICTTSLKYASHYKRNSESGMVMVNLPTAGVDYHVPFGGRKGSSYGAREQGSYAREFYTTVKTAYTFPG
- the gudD gene encoding glucarate dehydratase, with translation MAQTDISGAPVVTAMQVIPVAGRDSMLLNLSGAHAPFFTRNIVILTDNAGHAGVGEVPGGQRIWQTLQDARDLVIGKTVGAMNNILADVRTKFADRDAGGRGKQTFDLRVMIHAVTAIESALLDLLGQHLNLPVAALLGEGQQRKSVETLGYLFFVGDRRKSKLDYVTGESGKADWFNLRHQEAMTPETVVRLAEATHDHYGFADFKLKGGVLRGEQEIEAVTAIAKRFPNARVTLDPNGAWSLDEAIRLCKDMHGILAYAEDPCGAEAGFSGREIMAEFRRATGLPTATNMIATDWRQLSHALRLGAVDIPLADPHFWTMQGSVRVAQTCRDNGLTWGSHSNNHFDISLAMFTHVGAAAPGKVTAIDTHWIWQDGQALTREPLQIKGGKIAVPDRPGLGIEIDRAAIEAAHELYKKHGLGARDDAIAMQDLIPGWTFDDKRPCLVR
- the kdgD gene encoding 5-dehydro-4-deoxyglucarate dehydratase; protein product: MSKMTPQEMAQKIGSGLLSFPVTPFKADYSFDEATYRANMDWLCGYDVAGLFAAGGTGEFFSLTPTEVSEVVKVAVDETKSRVPVLAGTGYGTAIAREIAIGAEKAGADGLLLLPPYLTHSEQEGLAAHVEAVCASVKIGVIVYNRDNAILQPDTLARLAERCPNLVGYKDGIGDIELMTRVYTKLGDRLTYVGGLPTAETFALPYLDMGVTTYSSAVFNFVPEFATNFYTAVRKRDHATIHAGLKDFILPLIAIRNRRKGYAVSIIKAGMKVIGRDSGPVRPPLTDLTEQEIAELTALVKKLPAIRSSQQAAE
- a CDS encoding LysR substrate-binding domain-containing protein, producing the protein MFDLNQLRCFVTVAEELHFGRAAARLNMTQPPLSRQIQVLEHIIDAPLLERTSRSVRLTPAGRSFLPEARRILKLAESASQVARRIALGKTGSLKIGFTAAAAYGFLPELIAACRAKLPEVDFSLKEMVSGDQFEALTSGQIDAGLLRPPIARPELTSRRVVAEPLLAAIPKKHPLANADSITIKDFDDQPFVMYSPYESRYFHDLLVALFTRADILPRYVQHLSQIHSILAMVRAGLGLAIVPAAAAGLKITDVRLRPLKLRNRVPVELFMVWRRDDENPLLSALVKIASELSSVEAVED